In a genomic window of Sutcliffiella sp. FSL R7-0096:
- a CDS encoding nucleoside hydrolase yields MKLLIFCDPGIDDAMALIYALLHPEIDVLGLVCSYGNVDKITAANNAAHILHLAGRMDIPIFNGAEMPVTGELADYYPEIHGEDGIGPIKVTKGANQYRIRNLGEVFELIVNNNNLVIADLGRSTTLAACFLLNKEAMSMVKELHIMGGAFMVPGNVTPVAEANFYGDPISANLLLAHGKKVFLTPLNVTQKAIITNDYAEALEYYTKNKFKDIYIPIIKYYTKAYAKLVPGMEGAPFHDLLTVYSALHPKRMQYLAKKVHVVVEGKTRGKSFADFRHMESEQESKHHIALGFDYDHFLQEVFQILTRPI; encoded by the coding sequence ATGAAGTTACTAATATTTTGTGACCCAGGGATTGACGATGCAATGGCATTGATTTATGCTCTTTTACATCCTGAAATAGATGTTCTGGGACTTGTTTGTAGCTATGGGAACGTCGATAAGATTACTGCTGCCAATAATGCAGCACATATTTTACACTTAGCTGGCAGGATGGACATTCCGATTTTTAATGGTGCGGAAATGCCGGTGACTGGGGAACTCGCTGATTATTATCCCGAAATTCATGGAGAGGATGGCATCGGTCCTATTAAAGTCACCAAGGGTGCCAACCAATACAGGATCCGCAATCTGGGGGAGGTATTTGAACTAATTGTAAATAATAATAATCTAGTCATTGCTGACCTTGGTAGGTCGACCACCCTGGCTGCTTGTTTTCTATTAAACAAGGAAGCAATGAGTATGGTAAAAGAACTGCATATTATGGGTGGCGCATTCATGGTCCCAGGAAATGTTACTCCTGTTGCGGAAGCGAACTTCTATGGAGATCCCATTTCCGCAAACCTTCTGTTGGCCCATGGGAAAAAAGTTTTCCTTACTCCTCTAAATGTTACACAGAAGGCAATCATTACAAATGACTATGCAGAAGCCCTTGAGTACTATACTAAAAATAAATTTAAGGATATATACATTCCCATCATTAAGTATTATACTAAGGCCTACGCGAAATTGGTACCAGGTATGGAAGGTGCCCCTTTTCATGATTTGTTAACGGTCTATTCTGCTCTACATCCCAAAAGGATGCAGTACTTGGCTAAAAAAGTACATGTCGTTGTAGAAGGGAAGACACGGGGCAAATCGTTTGCTGACTTCCGTCATATGGAATCGGAGCAAGAGAGTAAGCATCACATTGCCTTAGGATTTGATTATGATCACTTTTTGCAAGAAGTTTTTCAAATTTTAACACGACCGATATAA
- a CDS encoding maltose acetyltransferase domain-containing protein, producing the protein MATEKEKMLAGELYKPWDPELMEERVQARRLSRLINETTETEGDRRVELLKELFGSTGDKVYLEPNFRCDYGYNIHVGENFFANFDCCILDVCKVEFGDNCMLAPGVHIYTATHPIDPVERNKGPEYGIPVKIGHNVWIGGSAVINPGVTIGDNVVVASGAVVTKDVPPNVVVGGNPARILKEIEVK; encoded by the coding sequence GTGGCTACAGAAAAAGAAAAGATGCTTGCTGGAGAATTGTACAAACCTTGGGATCCAGAGTTAATGGAAGAAAGAGTTCAAGCAAGAAGATTAAGTCGTCTGATAAACGAAACCACTGAAACGGAAGGGGACAGAAGAGTGGAACTCCTCAAGGAGCTTTTTGGTTCTACAGGAGATAAGGTCTATCTCGAACCGAACTTCCGTTGTGACTATGGATACAATATCCATGTTGGAGAAAACTTCTTCGCCAACTTTGACTGTTGTATACTTGATGTGTGCAAAGTGGAGTTTGGTGATAACTGTATGCTTGCACCGGGAGTACATATCTACACGGCAACCCATCCCATTGATCCCGTGGAAAGAAACAAAGGCCCTGAATACGGGATTCCGGTAAAAATTGGTCACAACGTCTGGATTGGAGGCAGTGCCGTCATTAATCCAGGAGTCACAATCGGTGACAATGTGGTAGTCGCCTCCGGAGCGGTCGTTACGAAAGATGTTCCGCCGAATGTAGTGGTGGGAGGAAATCCTGCGCGGATTTTAAAAGAAATAGAAGTAAAATAA
- a CDS encoding glycosyltransferase family 2 protein has protein sequence MMLYLAVFTFLFWFAVWLDAKQGMGKITKLENVQEDGRSKSNGPLLSIIVTAKDEEAHIEASLLSQFQQTYSNIEWIVVNDRSIDQTGDILNHLAHTASRMKVIHIKQLKEGWLGKNHALYEGFLQSKGEYILFTDADILFQKDTISKAITYFQQNELDHLTLAPNLKGSSFWTNAFISFFLFGFGFFKRPWKANDPSSKSAIGIGAFNLLSRTVYEEIGTHKNIKMRPDDDLMLGSMIKQAGKKQHLALALNHLQVEWYPNLRSALIGLEKNTFAGLFYSYFMVLFAISGLFLSQLFPFIGSFATTGTTRLTFALSILMLFLAYNETANKMAKGANIYLTVFPVTVLLFIYSIARATILTLYRGGIIWRGTFYPLKQLKK, from the coding sequence ATGATGCTCTATTTAGCGGTATTCACCTTTCTCTTCTGGTTTGCTGTATGGCTGGATGCCAAGCAAGGTATGGGAAAAATAACAAAACTGGAAAATGTCCAAGAAGATGGTCGCTCAAAAAGTAACGGCCCCCTTCTTTCCATCATTGTTACGGCCAAAGATGAAGAAGCACACATTGAAGCTAGCCTCTTATCACAATTTCAACAGACCTATTCCAATATAGAATGGATCGTGGTTAATGACCGTTCCATAGATCAGACTGGTGACATTCTCAACCATTTAGCTCATACAGCATCCAGAATGAAAGTGATTCATATAAAACAGCTTAAAGAAGGATGGCTTGGGAAAAACCATGCTTTGTATGAGGGATTCCTTCAAAGCAAGGGAGAGTATATCCTTTTTACTGATGCAGACATTTTATTTCAAAAAGATACCATCTCAAAGGCGATTACATACTTTCAGCAAAATGAGCTTGACCATTTGACTCTTGCTCCTAATCTTAAAGGAAGCAGTTTCTGGACAAATGCTTTTATTTCGTTCTTCCTTTTCGGTTTTGGTTTTTTTAAAAGACCGTGGAAAGCCAATGACCCAAGTAGTAAGTCCGCGATTGGAATTGGCGCCTTCAACCTTCTATCTAGAACTGTCTATGAGGAAATAGGAACACATAAAAACATAAAAATGAGACCAGATGATGATTTGATGCTTGGCAGCATGATCAAACAAGCCGGGAAGAAGCAACACTTGGCTCTCGCACTGAATCATTTGCAGGTGGAATGGTATCCTAACCTACGTTCTGCACTTATAGGATTGGAAAAAAACACGTTTGCAGGGCTCTTTTATAGCTACTTCATGGTGCTGTTTGCCATTAGTGGCTTATTCCTATCGCAACTCTTCCCATTTATAGGCTCGTTCGCAACAACGGGTACCACTCGACTAACCTTTGCTTTGAGTATCTTGATGTTATTCCTAGCCTACAATGAAACAGCAAACAAAATGGCAAAGGGGGCAAATATCTATTTGACCGTTTTCCCAGTTACTGTATTACTTTTCATCTATAGCATTGCACGAGCAACCATCCTTACCCTCTATAGAGGCGGCATCATCTGGAGAGGTACCTTCTACCCCCTCAAACAACTAAAAAAGTGA
- a CDS encoding GTP-binding protein, translated as MKKIPVTVLSGYLGAGKTTLLNHVLHNRDGLKVAVIVNDMSEVNIDAGLVKQGGSLSRTDEKLVEMSNGCICCTLREDLLVEVEKLVTSGDIDYILIESTGISEPVPVAQTFSYIDEELGIDLTKFCRLDTMVTVVDAYRFWHDFESGDSLLDRKEAMSEEDTREIADLLIDQIEFCDVLILNKCDLVSKEELEKLEKVLRTLQPEATIIRTTNSNVSPSSILNTGKFDFDKASASAGWLKELQAGHQQHTPETEEYGISSFVYQRRLPFHSERFSEWYAALPEEVVRAKGIVWCATRNNVALLFSQAGPSVQLQPVSYWVASLPKLEQEAVIKENPHLMQEWDPEFGDRMTKLVLIGVDMDRGELTRELDSCLLTPEEFDQDWSALPDPFPWTVNKQTS; from the coding sequence ATAAAAAAGATACCCGTCACTGTCCTAAGCGGTTATTTAGGAGCTGGGAAAACGACACTCTTGAATCATGTACTACATAATAGAGATGGATTGAAAGTAGCGGTAATCGTTAATGACATGAGCGAAGTGAACATTGATGCTGGCTTGGTGAAGCAGGGCGGAAGCCTTTCTCGAACAGATGAGAAACTTGTGGAAATGTCAAACGGTTGCATATGCTGTACGCTTCGAGAAGATTTACTTGTAGAAGTAGAAAAACTGGTTACTTCGGGAGATATTGATTATATTCTTATTGAATCGACAGGGATAAGTGAGCCAGTTCCTGTTGCCCAGACTTTTTCTTATATAGATGAAGAGCTTGGCATTGATTTAACCAAGTTTTGTAGACTTGATACGATGGTTACTGTAGTGGATGCCTATCGTTTCTGGCACGATTTCGAATCAGGTGACAGTCTTCTTGACAGAAAGGAAGCAATGAGTGAGGAAGATACAAGAGAAATTGCTGATTTGTTAATCGACCAGATTGAATTTTGTGATGTCTTAATCTTAAACAAATGTGATCTTGTTTCAAAAGAAGAGCTAGAAAAGCTGGAAAAAGTACTAAGAACACTCCAACCAGAGGCAACTATTATTAGAACGACCAATTCTAATGTCTCCCCTTCTTCTATATTGAACACAGGAAAATTTGATTTCGATAAAGCAAGCGCATCTGCAGGTTGGTTGAAGGAGCTTCAAGCTGGTCACCAACAACATACACCAGAGACAGAAGAGTATGGAATCTCCTCCTTTGTTTATCAACGCAGGCTCCCCTTCCATTCCGAGCGATTCAGTGAATGGTATGCGGCCCTTCCTGAGGAGGTGGTCCGAGCCAAAGGGATCGTTTGGTGTGCCACTAGAAACAATGTTGCGCTTCTTTTTTCCCAAGCAGGTCCATCCGTTCAACTACAACCTGTTTCCTATTGGGTAGCCTCCCTTCCTAAATTGGAACAAGAGGCAGTGATAAAGGAAAACCCGCATTTGATGCAGGAGTGGGACCCTGAATTTGGGGATAGGATGACAAAGCTTGTACTAATAGGAGTAGATATGGACCGCGGGGAACTGACAAGAGAGTTGGACAGCTGTTTATTGACTCCTGAAGAATTCGATCAAGATTGGTCTGCTCTACCGGATCCATTCCCATGGACGGTAAATAAGCAAACGAGTTGA
- a CDS encoding stage II sporulation protein P: MAYSLDRKEGGKIESTNRTGFFLFINNTVLFMIILFVVSSIITTVLSTRLSSEYIGNILRNVQSTELYLTIIQSQNHYMTGKDVEVPKLPIMEFSFELATNLKPYDIRSFLGNEIPGFYAYDTQFYVAGRGTDYTDIPFESVAPMEVLLKEREIAEEMLLADEKEDEPTPAPEKSMDETIVHIYQSHSWESYLPLLRDVSEPDDATSNNPEANVIAVGKMLKNELADKGIKANHDTRNVPKDLAARGWNYNHSYQYSRETIEAAMMFNSDVKYLIDIHRDAARKDKTTAEIGGKKYARLMFVVGTAHKNYEKNLEFAERIYHAIEKKYPGLSIGVIPKGKSTGNGLYNQDLSNRAILLEVGGVDNNLEEARNSIKAFADIYSEIVWEEREAGEF; this comes from the coding sequence ATGGCATATTCATTAGATAGAAAGGAGGGGGGAAAGATAGAATCTACCAACCGAACCGGATTTTTTCTATTTATCAATAACACCGTACTTTTCATGATTATTTTATTTGTGGTCTCCTCCATCATTACAACGGTCCTTTCCACTAGACTTTCCTCTGAGTATATCGGGAACATTTTAAGAAATGTACAGTCAACAGAATTGTATTTGACCATCATTCAAAGTCAAAATCACTATATGACCGGCAAGGATGTCGAGGTTCCAAAACTTCCAATCATGGAATTCTCATTTGAACTGGCAACCAATTTAAAGCCGTATGATATCAGAAGTTTTCTAGGAAACGAGATTCCCGGATTCTATGCCTATGACACACAGTTTTATGTAGCTGGAAGAGGAACCGACTATACCGATATCCCATTTGAATCCGTCGCACCGATGGAAGTGCTTCTAAAAGAACGGGAAATTGCAGAGGAGATGCTTTTGGCTGATGAGAAAGAGGACGAGCCGACCCCTGCCCCGGAAAAGTCGATGGATGAGACGATTGTGCATATCTATCAATCCCATAGTTGGGAATCTTATTTGCCACTATTGAGGGATGTCAGTGAACCGGATGATGCAACAAGCAATAATCCGGAGGCCAATGTTATAGCAGTAGGAAAAATGCTGAAAAACGAACTTGCTGACAAAGGAATTAAAGCAAACCATGATACCAGGAATGTCCCAAAGGACCTTGCTGCAAGAGGGTGGAATTATAACCACTCCTATCAATATTCCAGAGAAACAATAGAAGCAGCAATGATGTTTAATAGTGATGTTAAATACTTGATTGATATTCATCGGGACGCCGCTCGAAAAGACAAAACAACTGCGGAAATTGGAGGGAAAAAATATGCAAGACTTATGTTTGTAGTGGGGACTGCCCATAAAAACTACGAAAAAAATCTAGAATTTGCTGAACGAATTTATCATGCTATTGAGAAAAAGTATCCTGGTCTGAGTATAGGAGTCATCCCTAAAGGGAAATCAACAGGGAACGGCTTGTACAATCAAGATTTATCAAACCGGGCCATCCTCTTGGAAGTTGGTGGGGTGGATAATAACTTGGAAGAGGCGCGTAACTCCATTAAGGCATTTGCAGATATCTACAGTGAAATTGTCTGGGAAGAAAGGGAAGCGGGAGAGTTTTGA